In Aliarcobacter faecis, a genomic segment contains:
- a CDS encoding sensor histidine kinase, whose translation MAINLTSSEKKSFFSFLALYLGSSFILMSISLFFYYQNEKILYIDLVKSNMQNIVSKASNEIIVSHMTDGIFDKNRYLNNQDYKIAFYDKDKRLLFGNLEENFSFEHNFYYDEDKLLILDSSTVGHLGVWYIVLKDNSLKEKISKLKFNIVAIFLIFYSIIALVGWYLAKLFLKPIKEEREKLNNFIKDTTHELNTPISALIMSSDGENLTKKQLERIKFSAKRVSEIYKDLTYIFLENIEKKSIEKIDLSEIIKDEICHFEPMCARKKLNISLDLQEFNYLINKDDFIRLFNNLFSNAIKYNKIDGKIEIVLKNRELIIKDSGIGIPKDKIKDIFNRYYRATNQSGGFGLGLNIVNMICKTYNIKIEVDSFEDKGTTFKLIF comes from the coding sequence TTGGCTATAAATTTAACTTCTAGTGAAAAAAAGAGTTTTTTTAGTTTTTTAGCTCTTTATTTAGGTTCTTCATTTATTCTAATGTCAATTTCTCTATTTTTTTACTATCAAAATGAGAAAATATTATATATAGATTTAGTGAAATCAAATATGCAAAATATTGTTTCAAAAGCTTCAAATGAGATAATTGTATCCCATATGACAGATGGTATTTTTGATAAAAATAGATATCTAAATAATCAAGATTATAAAATAGCTTTTTATGATAAGGATAAAAGATTACTATTTGGGAATTTAGAAGAGAATTTTAGTTTTGAACATAATTTTTATTATGATGAAGATAAATTACTTATTCTTGATAGTTCGACAGTTGGTCATTTAGGAGTTTGGTATATAGTATTAAAAGATAATAGTTTAAAAGAGAAGATATCAAAATTAAAGTTTAATATTGTAGCTATATTTTTAATTTTTTACTCAATTATTGCTCTTGTTGGTTGGTATTTAGCAAAGCTATTTCTAAAACCAATAAAAGAGGAAAGAGAGAAACTGAATAATTTTATAAAAGATACAACTCATGAATTAAATACTCCCATAAGTGCTTTAATTATGTCAAGTGATGGTGAAAATCTAACTAAGAAACAGCTTGAAAGAATCAAATTTAGTGCAAAAAGAGTAAGTGAAATTTATAAAGATTTGACCTATATATTTTTAGAAAATATTGAGAAAAAAAGTATTGAAAAGATTGATTTATCAGAAATTATAAAAGATGAAATTTGTCATTTTGAACCTATGTGTGCTAGGAAAAAACTAAATATAAGTTTGGATTTACAAGAATTTAATTATTTGATAAATAAAGATGATTTTATAAGACTTTTTAATAATCTCTTTTCAAATGCAATAAAATACAACAAAATAGATGGAAAGATAGAGATAGTTTTAAAAAATAGAGAGCTTATCATAAAAGATAGTGGTATAGGAATACCTAAAGATAAGATAAAAGATATTTTCAATAGATATTATCGGGCTACAAATCAAAGTGGTGGTTTTGGCTTGGGACTAAATATTGTAAATATGATATGTAAAACTTATAATATAAAAATAGAAGTTGACTCTTTTGAAGATAAAGGAACAACTTTTAAACTAATTTTTTAG
- a CDS encoding response regulator transcription factor: MKILLLEDDLILNEILEEHLKEQNYQVFTTFSSDEAEKYLYSQNFDLLLLDVNVPNLNGFDLLKELRKNSIKTPAIFITSLNMIEDMQKGFDSGCDDYIRKPFELKELDLRINNIKRLFNIDLKESIEIADNIVLDMKNQSIKKDDKIYNLAKKEFEVLIYLYNNRVKIVSIDELINNIWSYEDSIEASTIRTYIKNIRKILGEDIILNIRGVGYKFNF, encoded by the coding sequence ATGAAAATCTTACTTCTTGAAGATGATTTAATACTAAATGAAATTTTAGAAGAACACTTAAAAGAACAAAATTACCAAGTTTTTACAACTTTTTCTTCAGATGAAGCTGAAAAATATCTATATTCCCAAAATTTTGATTTACTACTTTTAGATGTAAATGTACCAAATTTAAATGGCTTTGATTTACTAAAAGAGTTAAGAAAAAATAGCATAAAAACCCCAGCAATATTTATAACTTCTCTAAATATGATAGAAGATATGCAAAAAGGTTTTGATAGTGGATGCGATGATTATATTAGAAAACCTTTTGAGCTAAAAGAGCTAGATTTACGAATCAATAATATAAAAAGGCTTTTTAATATAGATTTAAAAGAGAGTATAGAAATAGCAGATAATATAGTTTTAGATATGAAAAATCAAAGCATTAAAAAAGATGATAAAATCTATAATTTAGCAAAAAAAGAGTTTGAAGTATTGATATATTTGTATAATAATAGAGTAAAAATAGTAAGTATAGATGAGTTAATAAATAATATTTGGAGCTATGAAGATAGCATTGAAGCTAGTACAATTAGAACATATATTAAAAATATTAGAAAAATTCTTGGTGAAGATATTATTTTAAACATAAGAGGAGTTGGCTATAAATTTAACTTCTAG
- a CDS encoding RNA recognition motif domain-containing protein: MNIYVGNLSYKMNDKELEATFAKFGAVKSAKVIMDKETGRSKGFAFVEMEDSAAGNAAIEALNGNACEGRTLRVNEAKPKEDKPRENRPRRNF; the protein is encoded by the coding sequence ATGAATATTTACGTAGGTAATTTATCGTACAAAATGAACGATAAAGAGTTAGAAGCAACTTTTGCTAAATTTGGTGCAGTTAAAAGTGCAAAAGTTATTATGGATAAAGAAACAGGAAGATCAAAAGGTTTTGCATTTGTTGAAATGGAAGATTCTGCTGCTGGAAATGCTGCAATTGAAGCTTTAAATGGAAATGCTTGTGAAGGTAGAACTTTAAGAGTTAATGAAGCTAAACCAAAAGAAGATAAACCAAGAGAAAATAGACCAAGAAGAAACTTCTAA
- the gltX gene encoding glutamate--tRNA ligase: protein MVVTRFAPSPTGYLHIGGLRTSLYSYLWARKNGGVFRLRIEDTDLQRNSQEALNAIIEAFNWVGLSYDGEVEYQSKRTEIYKEYINKLLESGNAYKCYMSKDELDTLRAKQEAAKQTPRYDETWRPEEGKTLPEIPQGVEPVIRIKAPKTGEIRFLDGVKGDMKFDSSFVDDFVIARSNGMPTYNFVVTIDDMLMQMTDVIRGDDHLSNTPKQIVIYNALGVKHPNFYHVPMINNPEGKKLSKRDGAMDVMEYKRQGYLPEALLNFLVRLGWSNKDQEIFSMQEMLELFDPKNINKSASAYNAEKLLWLNSEYIKNASNERLIEELKFFELDLSNYSKKNEILNLSKQRANTLLELKKSILDIKDEPQEFEEAGVKKFVKEDTNAILSEYLVLLENNRDSFVSVIELENLTKPFIEAKGLKFPQLFQPIRIALTGGTQAPSVYDILFILGFDEIKSRILKALEKNFKNS, encoded by the coding sequence ATGGTTGTAACAAGATTTGCCCCAAGTCCAACGGGATATTTACATATTGGTGGTTTAAGAACTTCATTATATAGCTATTTATGGGCAAGAAAAAATGGTGGAGTTTTTAGACTTAGAATTGAAGATACAGATTTACAAAGAAATAGCCAAGAGGCTTTAAATGCTATTATTGAAGCTTTTAATTGGGTAGGTTTATCTTATGATGGAGAAGTTGAATATCAATCAAAAAGAACAGAAATTTATAAAGAGTATATAAATAAGTTACTTGAAAGTGGTAATGCTTATAAATGTTATATGAGTAAAGATGAACTTGATACTCTAAGAGCAAAACAAGAAGCAGCAAAACAAACACCAAGATATGATGAGACTTGGAGACCAGAAGAGGGAAAAACTCTTCCAGAAATTCCACAAGGAGTTGAACCAGTTATTAGAATAAAAGCTCCAAAAACAGGAGAAATTAGATTTCTTGATGGTGTAAAAGGTGATATGAAATTTGATTCATCTTTTGTAGATGATTTTGTAATTGCAAGAAGTAATGGAATGCCAACATATAATTTTGTTGTAACTATTGATGATATGTTAATGCAAATGACAGATGTAATAAGAGGAGATGACCATTTATCGAATACTCCAAAACAGATAGTTATTTATAATGCCTTAGGCGTAAAGCATCCAAATTTCTATCATGTTCCTATGATAAATAATCCAGAAGGTAAAAAACTATCAAAAAGAGATGGTGCAATGGATGTTATGGAGTATAAAAGACAGGGATATTTACCTGAAGCTTTACTAAATTTTTTAGTAAGACTTGGTTGGTCAAATAAAGATCAAGAGATATTTTCAATGCAAGAGATGTTAGAGCTTTTTGACCCAAAAAATATAAATAAATCAGCATCAGCTTATAATGCAGAGAAACTTTTATGGCTAAATAGTGAATATATAAAAAATGCTTCGAATGAGAGATTAATTGAAGAGTTGAAGTTTTTTGAGTTAGATTTAAGCAATTATTCTAAAAAGAATGAGATTTTAAATCTTTCAAAACAAAGAGCAAATACACTTTTAGAGTTAAAAAAATCAATTCTTGATATAAAAGATGAACCACAAGAGTTTGAAGAAGCTGGAGTTAAAAAGTTTGTAAAAGAGGATACAAATGCTATTTTAAGTGAGTATTTGGTACTTTTAGAAAATAATAGAGATAGTTTTGTATCTGTTATTGAGCTTGAAAATCTTACAAAACCATTTATTGAAGCAAAGGGTTTAAAATTTCCTCAACTATTCCAACCAATAAGAATAGCATTAACAGGTGGAACACAAGCACCATCGGTTTATGACATACTTTTTATCTTAGGATTTGATGAGATAAAATCAAGAATTTTAAAAGCTTTAGAAAAAAATTTTAAAAACTCTTGA
- the rlmN gene encoding 23S rRNA (adenine(2503)-C(2))-methyltransferase RlmN, producing MIKFDESSIYDYTLDELKEKLKPSFRAKQVYNWLYKKYANSYDEMKNLPKELIEDLKTNYPIDILKVVKKEQSRDGSIKYLFKLRDNHTIEAVLLLMKDKKIDEVGQIVRSEKYTVCISSQVGCKVGCSFCLTAKGGFVRNLTVGEYIAQIVHIKKDNDIAENKALNIVYMGMGEPLDNFNNFVKAVEIFSELDGLAISRRRQTVSTSGIASKIKKLGEKDLQIQLAISLHAVDDELRSELIPMNKAYNIASIIQAVKEFPVDTRKKVMFEYLVIKDKNDSLDAAKKLVKLLDGIQAKVNLIYFNPYPGTTYQRPLEDDMMKFKDFLNSKGVICTIRESKGLDISAACGQLKEKELNGNS from the coding sequence GTGATAAAATTTGATGAGTCATCGATATATGACTATACACTTGACGAATTAAAAGAGAAATTAAAACCATCATTTAGAGCAAAACAGGTTTATAATTGGCTTTATAAAAAGTATGCAAACTCTTATGATGAGATGAAAAATCTTCCAAAAGAGTTAATAGAAGATTTAAAAACAAACTATCCAATTGATATTTTAAAAGTTGTGAAAAAAGAGCAAAGTAGAGATGGAAGTATAAAATATCTTTTTAAATTAAGAGATAATCATACTATTGAAGCTGTTTTACTTTTGATGAAAGATAAAAAGATTGATGAAGTTGGACAAATAGTTAGAAGTGAAAAATATACTGTTTGTATCTCATCTCAAGTTGGCTGTAAAGTTGGCTGTAGTTTCTGTTTAACGGCAAAAGGTGGGTTTGTAAGAAATCTTACAGTTGGAGAGTATATTGCTCAAATTGTACATATAAAAAAAGATAATGATATCGCTGAAAATAAAGCTTTAAATATTGTATATATGGGAATGGGTGAACCACTTGATAATTTTAATAACTTTGTAAAAGCAGTTGAGATTTTTTCGGAACTAGATGGTTTAGCAATTAGTAGAAGAAGACAAACAGTTTCAACATCTGGAATTGCAAGTAAGATAAAAAAATTAGGTGAAAAAGATTTACAAATCCAATTAGCTATTTCACTTCATGCAGTTGATGATGAACTTAGAAGTGAGCTAATTCCTATGAATAAAGCTTATAATATTGCTTCAATTATACAAGCAGTTAAAGAATTCCCTGTTGATACTAGAAAAAAAGTTATGTTTGAGTATTTAGTAATAAAAGATAAAAATGATTCACTTGATGCTGCTAAAAAACTTGTAAAACTTCTTGATGGAATACAAGCAAAGGTAAATTTGATATATTTTAATCCATATCCTGGAACAACTTATCAAAGACCACTTGAAGATGATATGATGAAATTTAAAGATTTTTTAAATTCTAAAGGTGTTATTTGTACAATTAGAGAATCAAAAGGTTTGGATATAAGTGCTGCATGTGGGCAATTAAAGGAGAAAGAATTAAATGGAAATTCTTGA
- a CDS encoding phosphorylase family protein: protein MIVSAGNNEIFPFASALGVGLIESSINLTKICLFNRPEYILFIGSAGSYGKYDIFDIVEAKNSSNIELSFLQNFAYTPIDNAIRIDTNLTKSEVVVNSSNYISTNKNLAKEFLNYEIDLENMEFFSVLSVAREFEIPAFGIFVVTNYTDQNAHTDFIKNHKIAMEKLVNYLEEKNIIKIKEANSDKI, encoded by the coding sequence GTGATAGTAAGTGCTGGAAATAATGAAATATTTCCTTTTGCCTCAGCTTTAGGTGTTGGACTAATAGAGAGTTCAATAAATCTTACAAAAATTTGCCTTTTTAATAGACCAGAATATATTTTGTTTATTGGGAGTGCTGGGAGCTATGGAAAATATGATATCTTTGATATTGTTGAAGCAAAAAATTCAAGTAATATAGAACTTAGTTTTTTACAAAATTTTGCATATACTCCAATAGATAATGCAATAAGAATAGATACAAATTTAACAAAAAGTGAAGTTGTAGTAAATAGTTCAAACTATATAAGTACAAATAAGAATTTGGCAAAAGAGTTTTTAAACTATGAAATAGATTTAGAGAATATGGAGTTTTTCTCTGTTTTAAGTGTAGCAAGGGAGTTTGAAATACCAGCTTTTGGTATTTTTGTAGTTACAAATTATACAGACCAAAATGCTCATACTGATTTTATAAAAAATCATAAAATTGCTATGGAAAAACTTGTAAATTATTTAGAAGAGAAAAATATAATTAAAATAAAAGAGGCAAATAGTGATAAAATTTGA
- a CDS encoding SIMPL domain-containing protein, with protein MKRVLITTLFLGTFAFSYELNFSKSFSKNVSADTLVTNVNILVEKKDEKSVNSEIEKFNNFLKNRKNITLENTNYNLTPKYEYINNKSIFKGYSGDLRFSVKSEISTDINSFLNDLMALKDSIKSSDLILNISNLSWELSNKLQTKVTDELRFETLIWIEDYAKELSNKIIKKCEVKNVIINEEFGYAMARTKMMSVSMDNENSIASNDITPLNTDQNIKINTNFILDCK; from the coding sequence ATGAAAAGAGTATTAATAACTACCCTATTCTTAGGAACTTTTGCATTTTCTTATGAACTAAATTTTAGTAAATCATTTTCAAAAAATGTTAGTGCAGATACTTTAGTAACAAATGTAAATATTTTAGTTGAAAAAAAAGATGAGAAAAGTGTAAATAGTGAGATAGAAAAATTTAATAATTTTCTAAAAAATAGAAAAAATATTACATTAGAAAATACAAATTATAATTTAACTCCAAAATATGAATATATAAATAATAAATCTATTTTTAAAGGGTATAGTGGAGATTTAAGATTTAGTGTAAAATCAGAAATTTCAACAGATATAAATAGCTTTCTAAATGATTTAATGGCTCTTAAAGATAGTATTAAATCAAGTGATTTAATACTAAATATCTCAAATTTATCTTGGGAATTAAGTAATAAATTACAAACTAAAGTTACAGATGAACTTAGATTTGAAACTTTGATTTGGATAGAAGATTATGCAAAAGAACTTTCAAATAAAATCATAAAAAAATGTGAAGTTAAAAATGTAATTATAAATGAAGAGTTTGGATATGCAATGGCAAGAACAAAAATGATGAGTGTATCAATGGATAATGAAAATAGTATTGCTTCAAATGATATTACACCATTAAATACAGACCAAAATATTAAAATAAATACAAACTTTATATTGGATTGTAAGTGA
- the hisF gene encoding imidazole glycerol phosphate synthase subunit HisF, with protein MNNLTKRIIPCLDVNNGRVVKGVNFVGLKDAGDPVEIAKRYNDEGADELTFLDISASVENRGTIVDIVKNVAKEVFIPLTVGGGIRSLDDIYALLNVGCDKISVNSSAVKTPNLIDDGAKRFGSQCIVVAIDVKKVNDGSYHVFVQGGRVDTGLDAISWAKEVENRGAGEILLTSMDTDGVKNGFDLEITQKISKIVNIPVIASGGAGNMQHFKEAFDCGASAALAASIFHFKEVDIMDLKRYLQANNIKVRI; from the coding sequence TTGAATAATCTAACAAAAAGAATAATCCCCTGTCTTGATGTAAACAATGGAAGAGTTGTAAAAGGTGTAAATTTTGTAGGACTAAAAGATGCTGGAGATCCTGTTGAAATAGCAAAAAGATATAATGATGAAGGTGCTGATGAACTAACTTTTTTAGATATTAGTGCAAGTGTAGAAAATAGAGGAACTATTGTTGATATTGTAAAAAATGTGGCAAAAGAGGTATTTATTCCACTTACAGTTGGTGGAGGAATACGCTCTTTAGATGATATTTATGCTCTATTAAATGTAGGTTGTGACAAAATTTCAGTAAATTCAAGTGCTGTTAAAACACCAAATTTAATAGATGATGGTGCAAAAAGATTTGGGAGCCAATGTATAGTTGTGGCTATTGATGTAAAAAAAGTAAATGATGGTTCTTACCATGTCTTTGTACAAGGTGGAAGAGTTGATACAGGACTTGATGCTATTTCTTGGGCAAAAGAAGTAGAAAATAGAGGAGCTGGAGAAATATTATTGACTTCAATGGATACTGATGGAGTTAAAAATGGATTTGATTTAGAAATTACACAAAAGATTTCTAAAATTGTAAATATTCCAGTAATTGCAAGTGGAGGAGCAGGTAATATGCAACATTTTAAAGAGGCTTTTGATTGTGGAGCTAGTGCTGCACTTGCTGCTTCGATTTTTCACTTTAAGGAAGTAGATATTATGGATTTAAAAAGATATTTACAAGCTAATAATATAAAGGTAAGGATATAA
- the rsmA gene encoding 16S rRNA (adenine(1518)-N(6)/adenine(1519)-N(6))-dimethyltransferase RsmA gives MEKIKAKKEFGQNFLKDSSILNKIIESMPHNNNHIVEIGPGLGDLTKNLVKYKDVTAYEVDTDLIGILKSKFATEIENRKFELKHIDVLKAWDELKSLYNGKYDLIANLPYYIATNIILRAFEDGLCEHIIVMVQKEVAEKFTACVNDKEYSSLGIITETISKESRILFDVPPEAFDPMPKVVSSILYIKKDLSKKFDKDFNKFLKACFVQPRKKLSKNLSSILDKAKISTTFKELNLDDNLRPHEVSASLYSQMYTKVKNGRDN, from the coding sequence ATGGAAAAAATAAAAGCAAAAAAAGAGTTCGGACAAAACTTCTTAAAAGATAGTTCAATTTTAAACAAAATCATCGAATCGATGCCCCATAACAATAATCATATTGTAGAAATTGGGCCTGGATTAGGTGATTTGACTAAAAACTTAGTCAAATACAAAGATGTGACAGCTTATGAGGTTGATACTGATTTAATCGGTATTTTAAAGTCGAAATTTGCAACAGAGATAGAAAACAGAAAATTTGAATTAAAGCATATTGATGTTTTAAAAGCTTGGGATGAGCTAAAATCTCTATATAATGGTAAATATGACTTAATAGCAAACTTACCATACTATATTGCAACAAATATTATATTAAGAGCTTTTGAAGATGGACTTTGTGAACACATTATCGTAATGGTTCAAAAAGAGGTAGCAGAAAAATTTACAGCTTGTGTAAATGATAAAGAGTATTCATCTTTAGGGATAATTACTGAAACTATTTCCAAAGAGTCAAGAATACTTTTTGATGTTCCACCAGAGGCATTTGACCCAATGCCAAAAGTTGTATCTTCAATTCTTTATATAAAAAAGGATTTATCAAAAAAATTCGACAAAGATTTTAATAAGTTTTTAAAGGCTTGTTTTGTACAACCACGAAAAAAACTATCAAAAAATTTAAGTTCAATTTTAGATAAAGCTAAAATTTCAACTACTTTTAAAGAGTTAAATTTAGACGACAATCTACGACCTCATGAAGTTAGTGCATCTTTGTATAGCCAAATGTATACAAAGGTAAAAAATGGAAGAGATAATTAA
- a CDS encoding ribonuclease J, with protein MEEIIKDENKQENKTDYKQNREVKENQEAREDNQENNTSFEQNTNKKPPFKKRKPKPKFINKDIPTNGEGWTNDLKRAYIVNEKIHKDRLNPHYKLNLNTNAKIRITPLGGLNEIGGNMMVVETENEAIIVDVGMSFPDGEMHGVDILIPDFSYLRDIKEKIVAVIITHGHEDHIGAMPYLYKEMQFPIYGTSLPLEMIGSKFDEHKMREHRSLFRAISKRTPIKIGNDFEIEWMHITHSIIDSSAIAIKTAAGTMIHTGDFKIDHTPIDGFPTDLHRLAHYGEEGVLVLTSDSTNSHSPGFTKTEKAVGPTFERIFSTTQGRVIMSTFSSNIHRVAQAIEKALKYGRKICVIGRSMEKNLEIAMSLGYIKFPRDQFIEAHEVGKYNDKEILIVTTGSQGESMSALYRMAIHEHRHIKIKPEDQIILSSKAIPGNEGSVSEIINHLLKAGAKVAYQDYADIHVSGHAAQEEQKLMLRLIKPKFFLPVHGEYNHALKHGETGVDCGVLERNVYVMADGEQIEVSPKYLKKVKTVKSGKVYIDNQLNNKISDDVVIDRQTMAKEGIVMIVAQINENDRTLAGKPKVASFGFISDKQDRFFTNEIEELLNTFLLNAKPGIFKNSRILEDELRKVVRKHCVRKYKKYPMIVPTIFVQ; from the coding sequence ATGGAAGAGATAATTAAAGACGAGAATAAACAGGAAAATAAAACAGACTATAAACAAAATAGAGAAGTTAAAGAAAACCAAGAGGCTAGAGAAGATAATCAAGAAAATAATACTTCTTTTGAACAAAATACAAATAAAAAACCTCCTTTCAAAAAAAGAAAACCCAAACCAAAATTTATCAATAAAGATATTCCTACAAATGGTGAAGGATGGACAAATGATCTTAAAAGAGCTTATATTGTAAATGAAAAAATTCATAAAGATAGATTAAATCCTCATTATAAATTAAACTTAAATACAAATGCCAAAATTAGAATTACACCTCTTGGTGGGCTAAATGAAATTGGTGGAAATATGATGGTTGTTGAAACTGAAAATGAAGCAATCATAGTAGATGTTGGTATGAGCTTCCCTGATGGAGAGATGCATGGAGTTGATATTTTAATCCCAGATTTCTCATATCTTAGAGATATTAAAGAGAAAATTGTAGCAGTAATCATCACTCATGGACATGAAGATCATATAGGTGCAATGCCATATTTATATAAAGAGATGCAATTCCCAATTTATGGAACATCATTACCTTTAGAGATGATTGGTTCAAAATTTGATGAACATAAAATGAGAGAACATAGATCTTTATTTAGAGCAATTTCAAAAAGAACTCCAATTAAAATAGGAAATGATTTTGAAATAGAGTGGATGCATATTACTCACTCAATTATTGACTCATCTGCAATTGCTATTAAGACGGCTGCTGGAACTATGATTCATACAGGAGATTTTAAAATCGACCATACTCCAATTGATGGTTTTCCAACAGATTTACATAGACTTGCTCATTATGGAGAAGAGGGCGTTTTAGTTTTAACTTCTGATTCAACAAATTCTCACTCACCTGGGTTTACGAAAACAGAAAAAGCAGTAGGTCCGACTTTTGAAAGAATTTTTTCAACAACTCAAGGAAGAGTTATTATGAGTACATTCTCATCAAATATTCACAGAGTTGCTCAAGCAATTGAAAAAGCTTTAAAATATGGAAGAAAAATCTGTGTTATTGGTAGATCTATGGAGAAAAACTTAGAAATTGCTATGAGTTTAGGTTATATCAAATTCCCAAGAGATCAATTTATTGAAGCTCACGAAGTTGGTAAATATAATGATAAAGAGATTTTAATTGTAACAACAGGAAGTCAAGGCGAATCTATGAGTGCTTTATATAGAATGGCAATTCATGAACATAGACATATCAAAATTAAACCTGAAGATCAAATTATCTTATCTTCAAAAGCAATTCCTGGAAATGAAGGAAGTGTTTCTGAAATTATAAACCATCTTTTAAAAGCAGGGGCAAAAGTTGCATATCAAGATTATGCAGATATTCATGTATCTGGACATGCTGCTCAAGAAGAACAAAAACTGATGCTAAGATTAATTAAGCCTAAATTCTTCTTGCCAGTTCATGGAGAGTATAATCATGCTTTAAAACATGGTGAAACTGGTGTAGACTGTGGAGTTTTAGAGAGAAATGTTTATGTAATGGCAGATGGAGAACAAATTGAAGTATCTCCAAAATATCTTAAAAAAGTAAAAACTGTAAAAAGTGGAAAAGTTTACATAGATAATCAACTAAATAATAAAATCTCTGATGATGTAGTTATAGATAGACAAACTATGGCAAAAGAGGGTATTGTTATGATTGTTGCTCAAATAAATGAGAATGATAGAACATTAGCAGGAAAACCAAAAGTTGCTTCATTTGGATTTATATCTGATAAACAAGATAGATTCTTTACAAATGAGATAGAAGAACTTTTAAATACTTTCCTTTTAAATGCGAAACCTGGAATATTTAAGAATAGTAGAATTTTAGAAGATGAGTTAAGAAAAGTTGTAAGAAAACATTGTGTAAGAAAATATAAAAAATACCCAATGATTGTTCCTACTATATTTGTTCAATAG
- a CDS encoding KpsF/GutQ family sugar-phosphate isomerase — MNYIEIVKDVLLTEAKELERASSSISFDIENIINLIIKSKGKLIVTGVGKSGLVGAKIAATLASTGTSSFFLHPTEAMHGDLGMIGKDDIVLAISYSGESEELIQILPHLKRLNIPLIAMAKDGNSTLAKYSDYFMNISVQKEACPLDTAPTSSTTLTMAMGDALAVCLMKKRDFKKEDFASFHPGGSLGKKLFIKISDLLRKDNLPIVSRETKLKDAIITMSEGRLGSVIIEDEENRVIGILSDGDLRRALMKDSFSIDCKVEDIATLNPRTFDDENLLASDALQIIENYKIQLLIVTNKDKKLVGILHIHDLIEAGIK; from the coding sequence ATGAACTATATAGAGATAGTAAAAGATGTTTTACTAACTGAAGCAAAAGAGTTAGAGAGAGCTTCAAGCTCTATCTCTTTTGATATTGAGAATATTATAAATCTAATTATAAAATCAAAAGGTAAACTTATTGTTACAGGGGTTGGAAAGTCTGGACTTGTTGGTGCTAAAATTGCAGCAACACTTGCAAGTACAGGGACTAGTTCATTCTTTCTTCATCCAACAGAGGCTATGCATGGAGATTTAGGAATGATTGGAAAAGATGATATTGTTTTAGCAATATCATATAGTGGAGAGAGTGAAGAGCTTATTCAAATTTTACCACATCTAAAAAGATTAAATATACCTCTAATTGCTATGGCAAAAGATGGAAATTCAACTTTAGCTAAATATTCAGACTATTTTATGAATATAAGTGTACAAAAAGAGGCATGTCCACTTGATACTGCTCCAACTTCTTCTACAACTTTAACTATGGCAATGGGTGATGCTCTTGCTGTTTGTCTAATGAAAAAAAGAGATTTTAAAAAAGAGGATTTTGCTTCTTTTCATCCTGGTGGAAGTTTAGGTAAAAAACTTTTTATAAAAATCTCTGATTTACTTAGAAAAGATAATCTTCCAATTGTTTCACGTGAAACAAAACTAAAAGATGCAATTATAACAATGAGTGAAGGAAGATTAGGTTCAGTTATTATTGAAGATGAAGAAAATAGAGTAATTGGAATTTTAAGTGATGGAGATTTAAGAAGAGCATTAATGAAAGATAGTTTTTCTATTGATTGTAAAGTTGAAGATATTGCAACATTAAATCCTAGAACTTTTGATGATGAAAATCTTCTTGCAAGTGATGCTCTTCAAATAATTGAAAATTATAAAATTCAATTATTAATAGTTACAAATAAAGATAAAAAACTAGTTGGAATATTACATATTCATGACTTAATTGAAGCAGGTATAAAATGA